A single Fodinicurvata sp. EGI_FJ10296 DNA region contains:
- the infA gene encoding translation initiation factor IF-1 translates to MAKEDLIEFNGTVMELLPNAMFRVRLDNEHEVLAHTSGKMRKNRIRVLAGDRVNVEMTPYDLSKGRITFRFK, encoded by the coding sequence ATGGCAAAGGAAGATCTGATAGAATTTAATGGGACGGTCATGGAATTGCTTCCAAATGCAATGTTCCGCGTCCGCCTCGACAACGAGCACGAGGTGCTCGCCCACACATCGGGCAAAATGCGCAAGAATCGCATCCGGGTGCTTGCTGGTGACCGGGTCAATGTCGAGATGACCCCATATGATCTGAGCAAGGGACGGATAACGTTCCGATTCAAATAG
- the hisD gene encoding histidinol dehydrogenase codes for MPQSFSTFDPDFESRFQRVLESRRSPADDVGRTVAGILARVHDEGDDALLDLTRQFDAPIDTAADLRIPDERLESALAGISPETRAALETAAERIEAFHARETFEGFRYTDAAGVGLGARYTPIDSVGVYVPGGRAAYPSTVLMNVLPARVAGVQRVVMTVPEAVHQGAAGEGIGDVVLAAARLAGVDEVYRIGGAQAIAALAFGTDTISPVDKIVGPGNAYVAEAKRQVFGRVGIDGIAGPSEVLVIADGDSDPSWIAADLLAQAEHDPMARSIVITDDPAFAEAVQRAVEAHLEVLPRAEIARASWHDHGAVITVATMDEAVDLADRIAPEHLELAVANAEGLAARVRHAGAIFLGRYTPEAVSDYVAGPNHVLPTDRTARFASGLSVADFVKRTTIVRCDPLSLGNIGPAAMTLAEEEGLSAHALSIRVRLMSAPEG; via the coding sequence ATGCCGCAAAGTTTTTCAACGTTCGACCCGGATTTCGAGAGCCGCTTCCAGCGCGTGTTGGAGAGCCGCCGGTCACCGGCCGACGATGTCGGGCGCACGGTTGCAGGTATTCTTGCACGCGTCCACGACGAGGGTGACGACGCTCTGCTCGATCTGACGCGCCAGTTTGATGCGCCGATCGACACGGCTGCCGATCTGCGAATCCCGGACGAGCGGCTTGAGTCGGCGCTGGCCGGCATTTCCCCGGAAACGCGGGCGGCACTCGAAACAGCAGCCGAGCGTATCGAGGCATTCCACGCCCGCGAGACCTTCGAGGGCTTTCGCTATACCGATGCCGCCGGTGTCGGGCTGGGGGCACGATACACGCCGATCGATTCCGTCGGTGTCTATGTTCCGGGCGGCCGGGCCGCCTATCCCAGCACCGTGTTGATGAATGTGCTGCCGGCGCGGGTCGCCGGCGTTCAGCGTGTGGTCATGACGGTCCCCGAGGCCGTGCATCAGGGGGCCGCCGGCGAGGGCATAGGCGATGTCGTGCTGGCCGCTGCCCGTCTGGCCGGCGTCGACGAGGTCTATCGCATCGGCGGTGCCCAGGCGATCGCCGCGCTGGCTTTCGGTACCGACACGATTTCGCCGGTCGACAAGATCGTCGGTCCCGGCAACGCCTATGTCGCGGAGGCCAAGCGCCAGGTGTTCGGTCGCGTCGGCATCGACGGCATTGCCGGTCCGTCCGAAGTGCTGGTGATTGCGGACGGCGACAGCGACCCATCGTGGATCGCGGCGGATCTGCTGGCGCAGGCCGAACATGATCCGATGGCACGCTCGATCGTCATCACCGACGATCCGGCCTTTGCCGAAGCCGTGCAGCGCGCGGTCGAGGCTCACCTCGAGGTGTTGCCGCGCGCGGAAATCGCCCGTGCCTCGTGGCACGACCATGGGGCCGTGATCACGGTGGCCACGATGGATGAGGCGGTCGATCTCGCCGATCGTATCGCGCCGGAGCACCTGGAACTCGCGGTTGCCAACGCCGAGGGGCTGGCCGCCCGAGTCCGCCATGCGGGGGCGATTTTTCTCGGCCGCTACACGCCGGAGGCCGTCAGCGACTATGTCGCCGGTCCCAATCATGTTCTGCCGACCGATCGGACCGCGCGCTTTGCCTCCGGTCTGAGCGTGGCGGATTTTGTGAAGCGGACGACCATCGTTCGCTGTGATCCGCTCAGTCTCGGCAACATTGGCCCGGCCGCAATGACCCTGGCCGAAGAAGAGGGGTTGAGCGCGCACGCGCTGTCGATTCGCGTGCGCTTGATGTCCGCACCCGAAGGATAG
- a CDS encoding extracellular solute-binding protein, with translation MSKFQTTRRGFIKNSSIGASILAAPAIIRSRSAFSQNNVVNVWTYANFIPDAFREQFQDETGIEIRIRLVEDQGQQFNLLAAEAPEPSVDLMTIAGHRFRQFIDSDLLVPIDEDRLQNWSTVNPIYRDSDWIVINGEKWGVPILTGAEVLAWNTEIVDESETRSWDVMFDPKYRGQTAYIIQDMMSVAMLYLGYDGNMIEYMGDRERAQEIVNETRDFLIEHKDMVRNFYSAGAEVQQMFVNQDIVLAHAWSGPISRLIMDGFPVDMTIPQEGTYGFVYNFNVTNNAPNEENAYRLLDAILASPEVGAAMTRASGFISTFRGVEQHLTELEQQASSFTEEELSGLRFFRADANEMKYELVDPAVEEIQAG, from the coding sequence ATGTCAAAATTCCAAACTACCCGGCGCGGATTCATCAAGAACTCCTCGATCGGTGCGAGTATCCTGGCGGCGCCCGCCATCATCCGGTCGCGGTCGGCGTTTTCACAGAATAACGTCGTGAATGTCTGGACCTATGCCAATTTCATTCCGGATGCATTCCGCGAGCAGTTCCAGGATGAAACCGGCATCGAGATCAGAATTCGGCTGGTGGAAGACCAGGGGCAGCAGTTCAATCTTTTGGCCGCCGAAGCACCGGAACCATCAGTCGACCTGATGACCATTGCCGGTCACCGGTTCCGCCAGTTCATCGACAGCGATCTGCTGGTCCCGATCGACGAAGACCGGCTGCAGAACTGGAGCACGGTCAATCCGATTTACAGGGACAGCGACTGGATCGTCATCAATGGCGAAAAATGGGGTGTGCCCATTCTGACCGGCGCGGAGGTGCTGGCCTGGAACACCGAGATCGTCGACGAATCGGAAACCCGCAGCTGGGACGTGATGTTCGATCCCAAGTATCGCGGACAGACGGCCTATATCATTCAGGACATGATGTCGGTGGCGATGCTCTATCTGGGCTATGACGGCAACATGATCGAATATATGGGAGACCGCGAACGGGCCCAGGAGATCGTAAACGAAACCCGCGACTTCCTGATCGAGCACAAGGACATGGTGCGAAACTTCTATTCCGCCGGCGCCGAAGTGCAGCAGATGTTCGTCAACCAGGATATCGTGCTGGCGCATGCCTGGTCGGGCCCCATCTCCCGCCTGATCATGGATGGCTTCCCGGTCGACATGACGATCCCTCAGGAAGGCACCTATGGTTTCGTCTATAACTTCAACGTAACGAACAACGCGCCCAACGAAGAGAACGCCTATCGTCTGCTCGACGCCATTCTGGCCAGTCCGGAAGTGGGCGCGGCAATGACCCGCGCGTCGGGCTTCATCTCGACGTTCCGTGGTGTGGAGCAGCATTTGACCGAACTGGAACAGCAGGCGTCGTCGTTCACCGAGGAAGAGTTGTCGGGGCTGCGCTTCTTCAGGGCCGACGCCAACGAAATGAAGTATGAACTGGTCGATCCCGCCGTTGAAGAAATTCAGGCTGGATGA
- a CDS encoding DNA gyrase inhibitor YacG — MQSEPKKRAAACPICGKAASLATRPFCSNRCRDVDLARWFGEDYRIPAVEAPDESDEALARSANEDGDDPERG; from the coding sequence ATGCAATCGGAACCGAAGAAACGAGCCGCTGCCTGCCCGATCTGCGGAAAGGCCGCAAGCCTCGCAACCCGTCCCTTCTGCTCGAATCGCTGCCGCGATGTCGACCTCGCCCGCTGGTTCGGCGAAGACTATCGCATACCGGCGGTCGAGGCACCCGACGAGAGCGATGAAGCCCTCGCAAGATCGGCAAACGAGGACGGGGACGATCCCGAACGCGGCTGA
- a CDS encoding NAD/NADP octopine/nopaline dehydrogenase family protein produces MRVGILGAGAIGFGMAAFLNDAGHRPTIWSPSGQRTRTLAGGAPLVATGAIETSFVPRVAADAAEAVADQDVVLLALPGNGHKMAMDAIAPHLQAGQIVVISSHASFGALYLSRLLARRGVSVPIVAWGTTLTTGRQTSDTQVNVNTVRQRIDLATVPAASIDAGHAICTELFGDRFVRRDGLLAIALSNLNPQNHMGIALCNLTRMERGEKWGQGENVTPAVGRLLEALDAERLAVAEAFGVQVRTIFEHFSLSFHVPMASVSAMNQEMHAAGRGGIGPDTLESRYVLEDVPFGLVPTARLASLAGVPARLHESGIAIFGAAYGRDFAGENDLLPAVGLDGLGPEDLKRLATAGYTPDTAV; encoded by the coding sequence ATGCGTGTGGGAATACTGGGCGCCGGTGCCATAGGCTTCGGCATGGCGGCATTTCTGAACGATGCCGGCCACCGGCCCACCATTTGGTCGCCGTCAGGGCAGCGGACGCGAACGCTTGCCGGTGGCGCGCCGCTGGTTGCAACGGGTGCGATCGAGACAAGCTTCGTTCCCCGGGTCGCCGCTGACGCTGCCGAGGCGGTCGCCGATCAGGACGTCGTTCTACTGGCGCTTCCCGGCAATGGCCACAAGATGGCGATGGATGCCATTGCACCCCATCTTCAGGCCGGGCAGATCGTCGTGATATCGTCGCATGCCTCGTTCGGGGCACTTTATCTTTCCCGTCTGCTGGCGCGCCGCGGCGTTTCGGTCCCGATCGTCGCCTGGGGAACCACGCTGACCACCGGGCGCCAGACCAGCGATACACAGGTGAACGTCAACACGGTGCGCCAGCGGATCGATCTGGCGACCGTTCCTGCAGCGTCGATTGACGCCGGCCACGCGATCTGCACCGAACTGTTCGGCGACCGATTTGTGCGGCGCGACGGACTCCTGGCGATCGCGCTTTCCAATCTGAACCCGCAGAACCATATGGGCATCGCGCTGTGCAATCTGACGCGCATGGAGCGCGGCGAGAAATGGGGGCAGGGCGAGAACGTGACGCCGGCCGTCGGCCGTTTGCTGGAGGCGCTCGACGCTGAACGTCTGGCCGTTGCCGAAGCTTTCGGTGTTCAGGTCCGAACGATCTTCGAGCACTTCTCGCTGTCGTTTCACGTTCCCATGGCGTCGGTGTCGGCGATGAACCAGGAAATGCATGCCGCCGGCCGCGGAGGTATCGGTCCCGACACGCTGGAAAGCCGCTATGTGCTGGAAGACGTTCCGTTCGGGCTTGTTCCCACGGCGCGTCTGGCTTCACTGGCCGGCGTTCCTGCGCGATTGCATGAGTCGGGCATTGCCATATTCGGCGCTGCCTATGGGCGCGATTTCGCCGGCGAGAACGATCTGCTGCCGGCGGTGGGGCTGGACGGACTCGGACCTGAAGACCTGAAGCGGCTTGCAACGGCGGGATACACGCCGGACACGGCCGTTTGA
- a CDS encoding arsenate reductase ArsC, with the protein MAPIPTSVLFVCTHNAIRSPMAEAILKRVARQRIFVQSAGIVPADIDPFTVAVMAEQGMDLSAHRSKSLDNLDDGTFDLVVTLSPEAHHRALELTRTTSCDVVYWPTFDPTAIRGTRDQQVEAYRNTRDQLIGRIEERFQSGNAVASGPASGRIGGDSRSVNTPSGRGSDVANRKSS; encoded by the coding sequence ATGGCGCCGATCCCGACCAGCGTACTGTTCGTCTGCACGCACAATGCCATACGCTCACCGATGGCCGAGGCGATCTTGAAACGCGTGGCTCGACAGCGCATTTTCGTACAGAGTGCGGGCATCGTACCGGCCGATATCGATCCGTTCACTGTCGCCGTCATGGCCGAGCAGGGCATGGATCTTTCCGCACATCGCAGCAAATCGCTCGATAATTTGGACGATGGGACCTTCGATCTTGTGGTAACCCTGTCTCCGGAAGCACATCACAGGGCATTGGAGCTTACGAGAACGACGTCCTGCGATGTCGTCTACTGGCCGACTTTCGACCCGACGGCCATACGCGGAACCCGCGATCAGCAGGTTGAGGCGTACAGAAACACACGGGATCAGCTGATCGGGCGGATCGAGGAACGGTTTCAGTCCGGCAATGCTGTGGCTTCCGGTCCGGCGTCGGGGCGAATCGGTGGCGACTCCCGATCAGTGAATACGCCATCCGGGCGAGGTTCGGATGTTGCCAATCGGAAAAGTTCTTGA
- a CDS encoding Maf family nucleotide pyrophosphatase, with protein MGPGPSADRPGGLVLASASPRRVDLLRQIGIVPAAVAPAEVDETPRQAERPRDLAQRLAAAKLRAVAGAYEGRFVLAADTVVGCGIRCLPKPDDAAVARRCLDLLSGRRHRVHGGVALMAPDGRIAQRLVTTTVTFKRLTAEETDAYLASGEWRGKAGGYAVQGLAALFVRSLQGSYSNVVGLPLWETGSMLAGVGFPILKGLAGASMTDCHAAPQI; from the coding sequence GTGGGCCCTGGGCCAAGCGCCGATCGTCCCGGTGGGCTGGTGCTCGCCTCGGCAAGTCCGCGGCGCGTGGATTTGTTGCGACAGATCGGTATTGTACCGGCAGCAGTGGCGCCGGCGGAAGTCGATGAGACGCCTCGGCAGGCCGAACGCCCACGCGATCTTGCTCAGCGCCTTGCGGCGGCAAAATTGCGTGCCGTGGCGGGCGCTTACGAGGGGCGCTTCGTACTGGCGGCGGACACGGTGGTCGGTTGCGGCATCCGTTGTTTGCCGAAACCGGACGATGCGGCGGTCGCACGCCGCTGTCTCGACCTGCTGTCGGGTCGGCGGCATCGGGTGCATGGCGGGGTCGCGCTGATGGCGCCAGATGGCCGTATTGCGCAGCGCCTCGTCACGACGACGGTTACATTCAAGCGCCTGACCGCCGAGGAGACCGACGCCTATCTGGCCTCTGGCGAATGGCGGGGCAAGGCTGGCGGCTATGCCGTGCAGGGGCTGGCGGCGCTGTTCGTCCGATCCCTGCAGGGGTCCTACAGCAATGTGGTGGGGCTGCCGCTCTGGGAAACCGGATCGATGCTGGCTGGCGTGGGCTTCCCGATTCTCAAGGGTCTGGCCGGCGCGTCCATGACCGATTGCCATGCCGCCCCCCAAATCTGA
- a CDS encoding UPF0262 family protein, which produces MPRESEIENSGSGDVGAGDPGSGDRGRADGADQPQRIAAITLDDSLNARRSPEIEHERRIAIYDLLEQNSFSPQNCEPGPYFVSLGVQDNRLVLDIGRAEDGQTLRSIHLSLSPFRQIIRDYFLICESYYEAIKSAPPSRIEAIDMGRRGIHDEGSRILQSRLKGKVSVDHNTARRLFTLLCVLHIRG; this is translated from the coding sequence ATGCCGAGAGAATCGGAGATCGAAAATTCGGGATCGGGTGATGTGGGGGCGGGCGATCCGGGGTCAGGTGATCGGGGACGGGCCGACGGGGCCGACCAGCCGCAGCGCATAGCCGCGATAACGCTCGATGACAGCCTGAATGCCCGGCGATCGCCGGAGATCGAACACGAACGCCGGATCGCCATATACGACCTGCTCGAACAGAACAGTTTTTCACCGCAGAACTGCGAGCCGGGACCCTATTTCGTGTCGTTGGGTGTGCAGGACAATCGGCTCGTCCTGGATATCGGGCGCGCAGAAGACGGCCAAACATTGCGCAGCATACATTTGTCGCTTTCGCCTTTCCGGCAAATTATTCGCGACTATTTTCTTATCTGCGAAAGCTACTACGAGGCGATCAAATCGGCACCACCATCAAGAATCGAGGCAATCGACATGGGGCGGCGCGGAATCCACGATGAAGGGTCGCGCATTCTTCAATCGCGTCTCAAAGGCAAGGTCAGCGTCGATCACAATACGGCAAGACGGCTTTTTACATTGCTGTGCGTCCTGCATATCAGAGGCTGA
- a CDS encoding dimethylsulfonioproprionate lyase family protein — protein sequence MAAELPSMTEPAQKPGPDSGPDSGPDSGCEPAQAPTSSQPRLMDRPSWVYLLREFESLYRHGSAGGSKLIRSHRKRVRETLSAVIDANPEILTRPCECKPVSAHLPRALDLGERGVVQGLARALSRVSDQLTWAYGYKKVPRALEKKYAYCEILGPRGPVQSDRLVLGFVLFAPKTTYPQHSHEEIEESYVSVAGAWSENDVAVYAPGSLILNRPGDEHRITTADREPCLLAYAWIGPEARLTAPGMKMSSTRKARMARGI from the coding sequence ATGGCTGCTGAACTCCCCTCGATGACGGAGCCGGCCCAGAAGCCCGGCCCCGATTCCGGCCCCGATTCCGGCCCCGACTCCGGCTGCGAACCCGCCCAGGCGCCAACGTCGTCACAGCCGCGGCTGATGGACCGCCCAAGTTGGGTCTACCTGCTGCGGGAGTTTGAGTCGCTCTACCGCCACGGCTCTGCCGGCGGCAGCAAGTTGATCCGCAGCCACCGTAAACGCGTTCGAGAAACGCTCTCCGCGGTCATCGACGCCAACCCGGAAATTTTGACGCGCCCCTGCGAGTGCAAGCCGGTCTCCGCTCATCTGCCTCGCGCACTCGATCTGGGCGAGCGGGGCGTCGTCCAGGGTCTGGCCCGTGCGTTGTCGCGGGTTTCCGACCAATTGACGTGGGCGTACGGCTACAAGAAGGTTCCCAGGGCGCTTGAGAAGAAATACGCCTATTGCGAAATTCTCGGGCCACGGGGGCCGGTGCAGTCAGACCGGCTGGTGCTTGGATTCGTTCTATTCGCACCGAAGACGACCTATCCACAGCATAGCCACGAAGAGATCGAGGAAAGCTATGTTTCGGTCGCGGGCGCATGGTCCGAGAACGATGTCGCTGTCTATGCGCCGGGGTCGCTGATCCTCAATCGGCCCGGCGACGAGCACCGCATTACGACGGCGGATCGCGAACCCTGCCTGCTGGCCTATGCATGGATCGGGCCGGAGGCTCGCCTCACCGCCCCGGGGATGAAGATGTCGTCGACCCGGAAAGCCCGGATGGCACGCGGAATCTAG
- a CDS encoding ribonuclease E/G, with translation MPPPKSEHTGSDQAAGGVQHVISMTIRRRDGRQVEIAGVSSGETITDIVCDAVDTDGLGLDAVVLGRVVGHDPKRRNLRVEIGASQPAFLAQGTDRAPDAEKGNGIAADTGLFQIKGLPRDGKGFTVARDIGLTGRFVVLTPFDSAIRGGRNWPDPRRQTVAALVREGGGPGGQSLGWILRTAAVTADDAAIADEVRRLSSVWQDCKNSSRSADTLPKVLAPATRPAERLLLDHPGCSKVLCPTGDAALFLAGQLRPRLPDVNVVADNRASDLVEAAAMLLGPEIALPSGGRIIMEQTQACVTVDVDQGSCPTPAQVNREAVDAVARHLRLRNLAGTIVIDFLTDRSRKPLTGIRSRLESALAGDPRRIHALDGPSPLGLIQFARERRGMPLSAILSPDDI, from the coding sequence ATGCCGCCCCCCAAATCTGAACATACGGGATCCGATCAGGCGGCCGGTGGCGTCCAGCACGTCATCAGCATGACCATTCGCCGCCGTGACGGCCGGCAGGTGGAAATCGCTGGTGTTTCGTCGGGCGAGACCATCACGGACATTGTGTGTGACGCGGTGGATACGGACGGGCTCGGCCTGGATGCGGTCGTTCTGGGCCGTGTCGTCGGTCACGATCCAAAGCGGCGCAATCTGCGTGTCGAGATCGGGGCGTCGCAGCCGGCCTTTCTCGCCCAAGGGACCGACCGCGCGCCCGACGCCGAGAAGGGCAACGGCATCGCAGCCGACACCGGACTGTTTCAGATCAAGGGTCTGCCCCGGGACGGCAAAGGCTTCACCGTAGCCCGCGATATCGGCCTTACCGGCCGCTTCGTCGTGTTGACGCCGTTCGATTCGGCGATCCGTGGCGGACGCAACTGGCCCGACCCACGCCGCCAGACGGTGGCGGCACTGGTGCGTGAGGGCGGCGGCCCGGGCGGACAATCGCTGGGCTGGATTCTTCGCACTGCCGCCGTGACGGCCGACGACGCGGCAATCGCGGACGAGGTGCGGCGGTTGTCATCCGTTTGGCAGGACTGCAAAAACAGCAGCCGTTCCGCCGATACCCTGCCGAAAGTGCTGGCCCCTGCCACCAGGCCGGCAGAGCGGCTGCTGCTGGATCACCCCGGTTGCAGCAAGGTTCTCTGCCCGACCGGTGACGCCGCGCTGTTTCTTGCGGGACAGCTTCGGCCGAGACTGCCCGATGTCAATGTGGTGGCCGACAATCGGGCGTCTGATCTGGTCGAGGCGGCTGCCATGCTGCTGGGGCCGGAGATCGCCTTGCCGTCCGGCGGCAGGATCATAATGGAACAGACGCAAGCCTGTGTGACGGTCGATGTCGACCAGGGAAGCTGTCCGACACCGGCGCAGGTGAACCGCGAAGCCGTGGATGCCGTGGCCCGGCATTTGCGACTGCGCAACCTGGCGGGTACGATCGTGATCGACTTTCTGACCGATCGGTCGCGCAAGCCGCTGACGGGAATTCGCTCGCGGCTGGAATCGGCCCTCGCTGGCGACCCCCGCCGTATCCACGCGCTGGACGGCCCGTCGCCTTTGGGTCTGATACAGTTTGCGCGCGAACGCCGGGGCATGCCCCTGTCGGCGATTCTGAGCCCGGATGATATCTAA